In the Streptomyces sp. NBC_00525 genome, one interval contains:
- a CDS encoding NAD(P)-binding domain-containing protein: MRSVDVVVIGAGQAGLSAAYHLRRGGLEPDRDFVVLDHAPAPGGAWQFRWPSLTYGKVHGMHSLPGMELTGADDERPSSEVIGAYFDRYERTFGLRVHRPVDVDAVREGDGGRLLVESSEGLYATRALINATGTWDRPFWPRYPGQETFRGRQLHTSGYPGPGAFAGQRVVVVGGGASGTQHLMEIAEVAAETHWVTRRPPVFREGPFGEDQGRAAVAMVEERVRRGLPPQSVVSVTGLPVNDAIRRARESGVLDRLPMFDRITPTGVAWDDGRVVEADVLLWATGFRAAVDHLAPLRLRERGGGIRVEGTRAVRDPRIHLVGYGPSASTIGANRAGRSAVRAVLELLGRGRGEAVGGTGASGAAPAAEEPVFV, from the coding sequence ATGCGGTCGGTGGACGTCGTGGTGATCGGGGCCGGTCAGGCGGGGTTGTCCGCCGCCTACCATCTGCGGCGCGGCGGGCTGGAGCCGGACCGTGACTTCGTCGTCCTGGACCATGCGCCGGCGCCCGGCGGCGCATGGCAGTTCCGGTGGCCGTCGCTGACGTACGGCAAGGTGCACGGGATGCACTCCCTGCCTGGGATGGAGCTGACCGGGGCGGATGACGAGCGGCCCTCGTCGGAGGTGATCGGCGCGTACTTCGACCGGTACGAGCGGACCTTCGGGCTGCGCGTGCACCGGCCGGTGGACGTGGACGCCGTGCGTGAGGGCGACGGGGGCCGGCTGCTCGTCGAGAGCTCCGAGGGGCTGTACGCCACGCGCGCGCTGATCAATGCGACGGGGACCTGGGACCGGCCGTTCTGGCCGCGCTATCCGGGTCAGGAGACGTTCCGTGGCCGGCAACTGCACACGTCCGGCTACCCCGGTCCGGGCGCGTTCGCCGGGCAGCGCGTGGTCGTCGTCGGCGGCGGGGCCTCCGGCACGCAGCATCTGATGGAGATCGCCGAGGTGGCGGCGGAGACGCACTGGGTGACGCGCCGGCCGCCCGTGTTCCGGGAGGGGCCGTTCGGGGAGGACCAGGGCCGGGCCGCTGTGGCGATGGTGGAGGAGCGGGTCCGACGCGGCCTGCCGCCGCAGAGCGTGGTGAGCGTGACCGGGCTGCCCGTCAACGACGCGATTCGCCGGGCCCGCGAGTCGGGGGTGCTCGACCGGCTGCCGATGTTCGACCGGATCACACCGACGGGTGTGGCCTGGGACGACGGGCGCGTGGTCGAGGCCGACGTCCTCCTCTGGGCCACCGGCTTCCGCGCTGCCGTCGACCATCTCGCCCCGCTCCGGCTGCGTGAGCGCGGCGGCGGTATTCGCGTCGAGGGCACGAGGGCCGTTCGTGATCCGCGTATCCATCTCGTCGGCTACGGGCCCTCCGCCAGCACCATCGGTGCCAACCGCGCCGGCCGGTCCGCCGTGCGGGCGGTCCTGGAGCTGCTGGGGCGCGGGCGCGGGGAAGCCGTGGGGGGCACGGGCGCGTCCGGCGCTGCCCCGGCCGCCGAGGAGCCCGTGTTCGTCTAG
- a CDS encoding CHAT domain-containing protein: MRLSREVTGWAFLADVEGVRHAGLAVGLAGISPFFTGGGSGGSLFTRAYARGLPVLLSLDELPFSHPFIPRWCVTQDEEGVLSVRDSDGALFVHDLDVERPAGWWEAADASGSVMLIVSHVLPATDDPLGALVFETRRGEVCAGLVRFGEPDCEADGKPTVTFVIDPVGLLMELTQYVSDRVMSLDEAKRRAREVEGMRQALAEHGALSAEAMVDLLFRDEFLDHRGLVEFMYVYWRLVAEVADACAMEAAWRVAAFQTVEAGTQLVADRCDRVVFEESEALVARLVDELSDTADLEAALLAAARLRMAVRGQEDLAADDYAREPLLTTWSARLTADLYRTWFTEEELFQKESHRLVAEAGHLVARALELDGGARRGRLLAILAQILADEEGLHRGAAHAALSAWHDSSADEEPDLALFLIRTVDGVSPETTDRLLIGVFGTPPADFVAAHGSTVTAKVISQGVNLARERADRRLLRTVLDWAGQLDIRWASAHRRQLIEARLHVLPDDPSECPGPHQELSVSIPESWTPAQRSAALLHAAAHARDRGKPAWGLTLLRQAGDARSEEVRLLTADLHYQSAEAGEPVSSPVPFPWGYYTYAALSYASLDFEELAQASLVPLVQQLGNLRGDELRNALHAIIVDAPNFDTIGAPELGAIVRDLVHSAVWQLTAESETLPMGLLLGLHQAGKGSELGAWWRIEGPLVLPAHIQHFLAKLRDWEEPTAAGGALLNLLNAVDADHRPGGHDNTQIARNLRWRISSFIDDELRRRSTALIDDQHIWAKAHDLLDDRTVLLTWFLPSAVNGATVLLAVTRQGRELVVYLGEGADENNDRHPDADRVEAIRTEIERDPLFGDVTPEGSRLLESAGLPLGGSELWDNWRARGKDRILAWPHGALHYLPLPLCRMGGRLIADDWTVTTIAGLEALAPAEVPAREGRTVVLASAAGGVPVGLHAEPALEEHARKVAEAVGAEALTGRAATRDRLRAEMSVADVVHIAVHGTLDEDAPWMHCLYLAPDGDDDGRMFAYDFLDIDLRGVRLVTLAACESALGRFDRSDNVRGIPSALITAGAQAVVGCLWPVRPEPATYFYHHLHQRVARGTDPEQAFRGAQLATRAAYPQYRDWGAFIYVHGRNKGATA, translated from the coding sequence GTGAGACTGTCACGCGAGGTCACCGGGTGGGCGTTCCTTGCCGATGTGGAGGGTGTCCGGCATGCCGGCCTGGCCGTCGGGCTGGCCGGCATCAGCCCGTTCTTCACCGGTGGCGGGTCAGGAGGCAGCCTGTTCACCCGCGCGTACGCGCGGGGCCTCCCGGTGCTTCTCTCACTGGACGAGTTGCCGTTCAGCCATCCCTTCATTCCCCGGTGGTGTGTGACGCAGGACGAAGAAGGTGTGCTGTCCGTCCGGGATTCCGACGGCGCGCTCTTCGTGCATGACCTCGACGTGGAACGGCCGGCGGGGTGGTGGGAGGCGGCGGACGCTTCGGGCTCAGTCATGCTGATCGTGTCCCACGTGCTGCCTGCCACAGACGATCCACTCGGCGCGCTGGTCTTCGAAACACGGCGAGGGGAGGTGTGCGCCGGCCTTGTGCGCTTCGGTGAGCCTGACTGCGAGGCGGACGGCAAGCCGACGGTCACCTTCGTGATCGACCCGGTCGGCTTGCTCATGGAGCTGACCCAGTACGTGTCCGACCGGGTCATGTCGCTGGACGAGGCGAAACGGCGGGCGCGCGAAGTGGAGGGGATGCGGCAGGCCCTGGCGGAGCACGGCGCGCTGTCCGCCGAGGCGATGGTGGATCTGCTGTTCCGGGACGAGTTCCTCGATCACCGCGGCCTGGTGGAGTTCATGTACGTCTACTGGCGACTGGTCGCCGAGGTCGCCGACGCCTGCGCGATGGAGGCTGCCTGGCGGGTCGCGGCGTTTCAGACCGTCGAGGCAGGCACTCAGCTGGTCGCGGACCGGTGCGACCGCGTGGTGTTCGAGGAGTCCGAAGCCTTGGTGGCTCGGCTGGTCGACGAACTGAGCGACACCGCCGACCTGGAAGCCGCGCTGCTGGCTGCCGCCCGGTTGCGGATGGCCGTCAGGGGACAGGAGGACTTGGCCGCCGACGACTACGCTCGTGAGCCGCTGCTGACCACATGGTCCGCTCGGCTGACCGCGGACCTGTACCGCACGTGGTTCACCGAAGAGGAACTCTTCCAGAAGGAGTCCCATCGGCTGGTGGCAGAAGCGGGACACCTGGTGGCGCGTGCGCTGGAGCTGGATGGTGGGGCGAGGAGGGGCCGGCTGCTGGCGATACTGGCGCAGATCCTCGCGGACGAGGAGGGGCTCCACCGTGGTGCTGCTCATGCTGCGCTCTCGGCATGGCACGACTCTTCCGCCGACGAGGAGCCGGACCTCGCGCTGTTCCTCATCAGGACGGTGGACGGGGTGTCCCCGGAGACGACCGACCGGCTGCTCATAGGGGTATTCGGTACGCCACCGGCCGATTTCGTCGCCGCCCACGGAAGTACGGTGACCGCGAAGGTGATCAGCCAAGGCGTCAACCTGGCCCGGGAACGGGCCGACCGACGGCTGCTGCGAACCGTGTTGGACTGGGCTGGGCAGCTCGACATTCGGTGGGCCTCCGCCCATCGCAGGCAACTGATCGAGGCCAGGCTCCACGTGTTGCCCGACGACCCGAGCGAATGCCCAGGACCCCACCAGGAACTGTCGGTGTCGATCCCGGAGTCCTGGACACCGGCGCAGCGATCTGCGGCCCTGTTGCATGCGGCCGCACACGCCCGTGATCGGGGGAAGCCGGCGTGGGGGCTCACCCTCCTGCGCCAGGCGGGCGACGCCCGGAGCGAAGAGGTTCGGCTGCTCACGGCCGATCTGCACTACCAGTCGGCAGAGGCGGGAGAGCCGGTCTCCAGTCCTGTCCCGTTCCCGTGGGGCTATTACACGTATGCGGCGCTCTCCTACGCCTCACTCGACTTCGAGGAATTGGCCCAAGCCAGCCTGGTGCCGCTGGTGCAGCAGCTGGGCAACCTCCGCGGCGATGAACTCAGGAACGCGTTGCACGCGATCATCGTCGACGCGCCGAACTTCGACACCATCGGCGCGCCCGAACTCGGCGCGATAGTGCGAGACCTTGTGCACTCGGCGGTCTGGCAGCTCACCGCGGAGAGCGAGACGCTGCCGATGGGGCTGTTACTCGGCCTGCATCAAGCGGGCAAGGGTTCGGAACTGGGCGCGTGGTGGCGCATCGAAGGCCCGCTCGTGCTGCCCGCGCACATTCAGCACTTCCTCGCCAAGTTGCGCGACTGGGAGGAGCCCACCGCCGCAGGCGGCGCCTTGCTGAACCTGCTGAACGCGGTGGATGCCGATCATCGTCCTGGCGGCCACGACAACACGCAGATCGCTCGGAATCTGCGGTGGCGCATCTCGTCGTTCATCGACGACGAGCTGCGTCGGCGTTCGACAGCGCTCATCGACGACCAGCACATCTGGGCCAAGGCACATGACCTGCTGGATGATCGAACGGTGCTGTTGACGTGGTTCCTGCCCTCGGCGGTGAACGGCGCGACCGTGCTGCTCGCGGTCACCAGGCAGGGGCGGGAGCTCGTGGTGTACCTCGGAGAGGGCGCGGACGAGAACAACGACCGGCACCCGGACGCGGACCGCGTCGAGGCGATCCGGACGGAGATCGAACGCGACCCGCTGTTCGGCGACGTGACACCGGAGGGTAGTCGGCTGCTGGAGTCGGCCGGCCTGCCGCTCGGAGGCAGCGAACTGTGGGACAACTGGCGTGCCCGGGGCAAGGACCGAATCCTGGCCTGGCCGCACGGCGCCCTGCACTACCTTCCCCTACCGCTGTGCCGCATGGGCGGCCGTCTGATTGCCGACGACTGGACGGTCACGACGATCGCCGGCCTCGAAGCCCTGGCACCCGCCGAAGTACCAGCGCGTGAGGGCCGCACCGTTGTGCTGGCCTCCGCCGCCGGCGGTGTTCCCGTCGGTCTGCATGCCGAACCGGCGCTGGAGGAGCACGCGCGGAAGGTCGCCGAGGCGGTAGGCGCGGAAGCCCTCACCGGTCGTGCGGCCACGCGCGACAGGCTGCGCGCGGAGATGTCCGTGGCGGACGTCGTCCACATCGCCGTACACGGGACACTGGACGAGGACGCGCCGTGGATGCACTGCCTCTATCTCGCGCCGGACGGCGACGACGACGGCCGCATGTTCGCCTACGACTTCCTGGACATCGACCTGCGCGGCGTCCGCCTTGTCACGCTCGCCGCTTGTGAGTCGGCGCTCGGCCGATTCGACCGCAGTGACAACGTTCGTGGCATCCCCTCGGCACTGATCACCGCCGGAGCGCAGGCCGTCGTCGGATGCCTGTGGCCCGTGCGCCCGGAACCGGCCACCTACTTCTACCACCACCTGCATCAACGAGTCGCGCGCGGCACTGACCCGGAGCAGGCCTTCCGCGGTGCCCAACTCGCCACGCGTGCCGCATATCCCCAGTACCGTGACTGGGGAGCGTTCATCTATGTGCACGGTAGGAACAAGGGAGCCACCGCATGA
- a CDS encoding FKBP-type peptidyl-prolyl cis-trans isomerase, producing the protein MRPPGRQGPTVSEGVVVSGPGKPEVRVPEGAAGAELVIRDLVVGDGPEALPGRVVQVHYVGVVYASGREFDSSWEQGRPFKFAVGGGKAVKGFDRGVRGMKAGGRREIVVPPRLGYGKQSPSAAIPADSTLIFVVDLLTVVAPGAATPRSS; encoded by the coding sequence ATGAGGCCGCCGGGCCGACAGGGGCCGACGGTGAGTGAGGGGGTCGTGGTGAGTGGACCGGGGAAGCCCGAGGTCCGGGTGCCCGAGGGGGCCGCGGGCGCCGAGTTGGTGATCCGGGACCTTGTGGTCGGGGACGGGCCCGAGGCGCTGCCCGGACGCGTGGTCCAGGTGCACTACGTCGGGGTCGTGTACGCGTCCGGCCGGGAGTTCGACTCCTCCTGGGAGCAGGGCCGGCCGTTCAAGTTCGCCGTGGGCGGCGGCAAGGCCGTCAAGGGCTTCGACCGGGGCGTGCGAGGTATGAAGGCCGGCGGCCGACGCGAGATCGTCGTCCCCCCGCGCCTCGGCTACGGCAAGCAGTCGCCCTCCGCCGCGATCCCGGCCGACTCCACCCTGATCTTCGTCGTGGACCTGCTCACCGTCGTGGCACCCGGCGCCGCCACGCCTCGCTCGTCCTGA
- a CDS encoding YjbQ family protein gives MSAAFTTTVLHLTTGSTETVTDLTPDCEQFLARAAAGRDGLLNLFVPHATAGIAILETGAGSDADLLSALHTLLPADDRWQHRHGTPGHGRDHVVPALIPPHATLPVIAGHLELGTWQSVCLVDTNKDNANRQVRLSFLG, from the coding sequence ATGTCTGCTGCCTTCACCACCACCGTCCTCCACCTCACCACCGGCTCCACGGAGACCGTCACCGACCTCACCCCGGACTGCGAACAGTTCCTCGCCCGCGCGGCGGCCGGCCGCGACGGCCTGCTCAACCTCTTCGTCCCGCACGCCACCGCCGGAATCGCCATCCTGGAAACCGGCGCCGGCAGCGACGCCGACCTCCTGTCGGCCCTCCACACCCTGCTCCCCGCCGACGACCGCTGGCAGCACCGCCACGGCACCCCCGGCCACGGCCGCGACCACGTGGTCCCAGCCCTGATCCCCCCACACGCAACCCTCCCGGTGATCGCGGGCCACCTGGAACTGGGCACCTGGCAGTCGGTATGCCTGGTGGACACCAATAAGGACAACGCCAACCGTCAAGTGCGGCTGAGCTTCCTGGGCTGA
- a CDS encoding DUF6357 family protein encodes MRDIVFGRSGWIPSVVRQDGELRLLLGAGADVTHAPRTFTFPVREAHLAVMREDLGRHLLLWSAVLPLCDAAGTRGPLDEDAAVALLDPILLAPPAEVDTLFRRVPWARGTLVAHGADLALLDEGRVHAAMRTATETSDRKRAADDAAQRRRAARGVALGPRDAAILRYTGQYAHGATIPKRLPDAVDPALLPQVMRVLATAEQACAGLGIGRDPRRGRRATDKQDWKRMEAAVGAAVRGAHPGLADDAVRTVGFLMCSEASDRARDTLLDDGDATGERAGTVLSFTDDKEVEKVWRPGSGLSATAAFWEFVAERSASGNQVFTIEDEERGEGIQVHFYADSAARITTVREGTDGSEPEYGVEYVLVDGMSGYRNLVAAFVRGGCAGLDGLGPWISDNAEFEQARRRRDAAR; translated from the coding sequence ATGAGAGACATCGTTTTCGGGCGCAGTGGCTGGATACCGAGCGTCGTCCGCCAGGACGGGGAGTTGCGGCTGCTGCTGGGTGCCGGGGCCGACGTCACGCATGCGCCCCGTACGTTCACCTTCCCGGTGCGGGAGGCGCACCTCGCGGTGATGCGGGAGGACCTGGGCCGGCATCTGCTGCTGTGGAGTGCGGTGCTTCCGCTGTGCGACGCCGCCGGGACGCGGGGACCGCTCGACGAGGACGCCGCCGTCGCGCTGCTCGATCCGATCCTTCTCGCACCCCCGGCGGAGGTCGACACGCTGTTCCGGCGCGTCCCGTGGGCCAGGGGCACGCTCGTCGCCCACGGCGCCGACCTTGCGCTGCTGGACGAGGGCCGGGTCCACGCGGCGATGCGTACGGCGACGGAGACGTCCGACCGGAAGCGGGCCGCGGACGACGCCGCTCAGCGCCGTCGCGCGGCGCGCGGAGTCGCGCTCGGGCCGCGCGACGCCGCGATCCTGCGGTACACGGGCCAGTACGCGCACGGCGCGACGATCCCGAAGCGGCTGCCCGACGCCGTCGACCCCGCGCTGCTGCCCCAGGTCATGCGTGTACTCGCCACCGCCGAGCAGGCGTGCGCCGGCCTCGGCATCGGCCGCGATCCGCGACGGGGCAGGCGCGCCACGGACAAGCAGGACTGGAAGCGGATGGAGGCGGCGGTCGGCGCCGCCGTGCGCGGCGCCCACCCCGGCCTCGCCGACGACGCGGTGCGCACGGTGGGTTTCCTGATGTGCTCGGAGGCCTCGGACCGCGCCAGGGACACGCTCCTGGACGACGGGGACGCCACCGGGGAGCGGGCGGGGACGGTGTTGTCGTTCACCGACGACAAGGAGGTCGAGAAGGTCTGGCGTCCGGGCAGCGGCCTCAGCGCCACCGCCGCGTTCTGGGAGTTCGTCGCCGAGCGCTCGGCCTCGGGCAACCAGGTCTTCACCATCGAGGACGAGGAGCGGGGCGAGGGAATCCAGGTCCACTTCTACGCGGACTCGGCGGCCCGGATCACGACGGTGCGCGAAGGCACGGACGGCTCCGAACCGGAGTACGGGGTCGAGTACGTCCTGGTCGACGGAATGAGCGGCTACCGGAACCTGGTGGCCGCCTTCGTCCGAGGCGGCTGCGCCGGGCTCGACGGCCTCGGCCCGTGGATATCGGACAACGCCGAGTTCGAGCAGGCACGCCGCCGCCGCGACGCCGCCCGCTAG
- a CDS encoding DEAD/DEAH box helicase, whose protein sequence is MEREARHHLRGVVDVVSGWHGLAAQVTARRGPVEAAAEDAAGQLLGRVVPLGTATATSWRVLQLSPADTGPLTALAHRRALPAITAEGREGIRRLADEAGPALAAVRPLFGARRIFSGRSRKEEAERAAARLLSLHKEIGSTRLVPELEDLAAWDAKAAPAPGPSDVLDERVGLAARLGAGAEVVEARELRPARTALAAIDRALHRESGFRSAVEAAGNAVRQAEVRKLVAGMPVERLKDATNGRLRITALHDAGIRTVQQVLDQRSAIQSLPGVGETTGNRMIGAAQTIWQTTMDEMPIRIDIKNRSQSTTALLKAMRAWDAARSIRNATSDLAAADAVRPLLQNLAPQTSHVVFVPWPRPVAELRTALAAVERRGAALGGGSSAAGGDPWDDFLSRPADYYAMLSELGFLADDAEKSQGDLPAEIVEAVRQLTLDTTHLKASLRGYQSFGARFAIVQRKVVIGDEMGLGKTVESLAVLTHLRAKGASHFLVVCPAAVVTNWVREVRDKSDLRAFRLHGPAREDALRSWVRSGGVAVTTYDILGWLENRIPERARPACLVFDEAHYIKNPHAKRTQRSTALIERSERAVLLTGTPLENRIEEFRNLIGYLRPDLPVDASELSPRQFRKQVAPAYLRRNQEDVLTELPERLDIDEWLPMSDADERYYRAAVIDGNFMAMRQAALRAGGRSEKILRLVDIVQEAEENQRKVLVFSYFRDVLDAVASHLPGKVFGPLTGSVPALARQHMVDDFTAAPHGATLVAQIVAGGVGLNIQAASVVVICEPQLKPTTEWQAIGRAHRMGQLDSVQVHRLLSEEGVDQRIIEILARKNQLFEDFARVSATADSAPEAFDITDAELAREIVAAERERLLRGPGEG, encoded by the coding sequence ATGGAACGAGAAGCACGTCATCACCTGCGCGGTGTGGTGGACGTCGTCAGCGGTTGGCACGGACTCGCGGCGCAGGTCACCGCGCGGCGGGGCCCCGTCGAAGCCGCGGCCGAGGACGCCGCCGGGCAGTTGCTGGGCCGCGTGGTTCCGCTCGGGACCGCGACGGCCACCTCGTGGCGCGTCCTGCAGCTCTCGCCCGCCGACACAGGTCCGCTCACCGCTCTGGCCCACCGCCGGGCCCTTCCGGCGATCACCGCCGAGGGCCGAGAGGGCATCCGCCGCCTGGCCGACGAGGCCGGCCCGGCGCTGGCCGCCGTCCGGCCGTTGTTCGGTGCCCGCCGGATCTTCTCCGGCCGGAGCCGCAAGGAGGAGGCGGAGCGAGCCGCCGCCCGGCTCCTGTCCCTCCACAAGGAGATCGGGAGCACCCGGCTCGTCCCGGAGCTGGAAGACCTGGCGGCGTGGGACGCGAAGGCCGCTCCGGCACCGGGCCCTTCGGACGTGCTCGACGAGCGGGTCGGCCTCGCGGCGCGCCTCGGTGCCGGAGCCGAGGTCGTCGAGGCGCGGGAGCTGCGTCCGGCCAGGACCGCGCTCGCCGCGATCGACCGGGCCCTGCACCGCGAGAGCGGGTTCCGATCGGCCGTCGAGGCCGCCGGCAACGCCGTACGGCAGGCGGAGGTGCGCAAGCTGGTCGCCGGAATGCCCGTGGAACGGCTCAAGGACGCGACCAACGGCCGGCTGCGCATCACGGCGCTGCACGACGCGGGAATCCGGACCGTGCAACAGGTCCTCGACCAGCGGTCGGCGATCCAGTCGCTCCCCGGCGTCGGGGAGACCACGGGCAACCGGATGATCGGCGCCGCGCAGACCATCTGGCAGACCACGATGGACGAGATGCCCATCCGCATCGACATCAAGAACCGCTCGCAGTCCACCACCGCGCTGCTCAAGGCGATGCGGGCCTGGGACGCGGCGCGCTCGATCCGCAACGCGACCTCGGACCTCGCCGCCGCCGACGCGGTACGCCCGCTCCTCCAGAACCTCGCGCCCCAGACCTCCCACGTGGTGTTCGTCCCATGGCCCCGGCCCGTCGCCGAACTGCGTACCGCGCTGGCCGCCGTCGAACGGCGCGGGGCCGCTCTCGGCGGTGGGTCGAGCGCTGCGGGCGGTGATCCCTGGGACGACTTCCTCTCGCGGCCGGCCGACTACTACGCGATGCTCTCGGAGCTCGGGTTCCTCGCCGACGACGCCGAGAAGAGCCAGGGGGACCTGCCGGCCGAGATCGTCGAGGCGGTCCGGCAGCTCACCCTCGACACCACCCATCTCAAGGCGTCCCTGCGCGGATACCAGTCCTTCGGCGCCCGCTTCGCGATCGTGCAGCGGAAGGTCGTCATCGGCGACGAGATGGGGCTGGGGAAGACGGTCGAATCCCTCGCGGTGCTCACGCATCTGCGGGCCAAGGGCGCCTCGCACTTCCTGGTGGTGTGCCCGGCGGCCGTCGTGACCAACTGGGTCCGCGAAGTCCGTGACAAGTCGGATCTGCGGGCGTTCCGTCTGCACGGTCCCGCCCGCGAGGACGCGCTGCGGTCCTGGGTGCGCAGTGGCGGAGTCGCCGTCACCACCTACGACATCCTCGGCTGGCTGGAGAACCGGATACCCGAACGCGCCCGACCGGCGTGCCTGGTGTTCGACGAGGCGCACTACATCAAGAATCCGCACGCCAAACGGACTCAGCGCTCCACCGCGCTGATAGAGCGCTCCGAGCGGGCCGTCCTTCTCACCGGCACCCCGCTCGAGAACCGGATCGAAGAGTTCCGCAATCTCATCGGCTATCTGCGGCCCGACCTGCCGGTCGACGCCTCGGAGCTCTCTCCGCGCCAGTTCCGGAAGCAGGTGGCGCCGGCCTACCTGCGCCGCAACCAGGAAGACGTCCTCACCGAGCTCCCGGAGCGGCTCGACATCGATGAGTGGTTGCCGATGTCCGACGCCGACGAGCGGTACTACCGGGCCGCCGTCATCGACGGCAACTTCATGGCCATGCGCCAGGCAGCCCTGCGCGCCGGCGGCAGGTCCGAGAAGATCCTCCGCCTCGTGGACATAGTCCAGGAGGCGGAGGAGAACCAGCGCAAGGTGCTGGTCTTCTCCTACTTCCGTGACGTCCTCGACGCCGTGGCGTCCCACCTTCCGGGGAAGGTCTTCGGGCCGCTGACCGGCTCCGTACCCGCTCTGGCGCGGCAGCACATGGTCGACGACTTCACCGCCGCACCCCACGGCGCCACCCTCGTCGCACAGATCGTGGCCGGCGGCGTCGGCCTGAACATCCAGGCGGCGTCGGTCGTCGTGATCTGCGAGCCCCAGCTCAAGCCGACGACGGAGTGGCAGGCGATCGGCCGCGCCCACAGGATGGGTCAGCTGGATTCGGTGCAGGTGCACCGCCTGCTCTCCGAAGAGGGGGTGGACCAGCGCATCATCGAGATCCTGGCCCGCAAGAACCAGCTGTTCGAGGACTTCGCCCGGGTCTCCGCCACGGCGGACAGCGCCCCGGAGGCATTCGACATCACGGACGCGGAACTGGCCCGCGAGATCGTCGCAGCCGAACGCGAACGCCTCCTCCGGGGGCCTGGGGAGGGTTAG